One Sphaerisporangium krabiense DNA segment encodes these proteins:
- a CDS encoding ABC transporter substrate-binding protein gives MNMAWKQHKLLTVAVAAMLAAPLAACGADGKDNSSGSTPGGELTYWSMWKQGEDQQKVLQAAIDEFTAATKIKVKVQWTGRDVLQSVAARMNTGNVPDLTDNGGAEISGALVKVDGVTGLADVYSAAIDGESKKVSEVIPAGLVGPYKTSGGEPWIVPYEIIGNTLWYNGANADNGLATKQPATWDEFMTWLDAQKGRGRTPIALDGDVAGYVAGWTTWSVIRHGGVGLLNKAAQDKTGATFDDPAFIAAATDMEKLIKGGYIVKNSNATKWPAQQNNWAAGKSPTDVLLMGTWAPSETGPQAAPGFQYRSFPFPKVTGGKGDNAASAGVIGFAVPAKAKHAAEAKKFIAFFMNKDRIGKIASEAKNLTPRSDVAAPAELADFQKEFVAAGENVYPPNDNVSAVAPQWATNVWEQTNADFFNGKLDAAGFIKQLKEKTIKLYQNGQ, from the coding sequence AAGGACAACTCCTCCGGCTCCACCCCCGGTGGTGAGCTCACCTACTGGTCCATGTGGAAGCAGGGCGAAGACCAGCAGAAGGTCCTCCAGGCCGCGATCGACGAGTTCACCGCCGCCACCAAGATCAAGGTCAAGGTGCAGTGGACCGGCCGTGACGTGCTCCAGAGCGTGGCGGCCCGGATGAACACCGGCAACGTGCCCGACCTCACCGACAACGGCGGCGCCGAGATCAGCGGCGCCCTGGTGAAGGTCGACGGGGTGACCGGCCTCGCCGACGTCTACTCCGCGGCCATCGACGGCGAGAGCAAGAAGGTCAGTGAGGTCATCCCGGCCGGCCTGGTCGGTCCGTACAAGACCAGCGGCGGCGAGCCGTGGATCGTGCCATACGAGATCATCGGCAACACCCTCTGGTACAACGGCGCCAACGCCGACAACGGTCTGGCCACCAAGCAGCCCGCGACCTGGGACGAGTTCATGACCTGGCTCGACGCCCAGAAGGGCAGGGGCCGCACCCCCATCGCGCTCGACGGGGACGTCGCGGGCTACGTCGCCGGCTGGACCACCTGGTCGGTCATCCGGCACGGCGGAGTCGGGCTGCTGAACAAGGCGGCGCAGGACAAGACCGGCGCCACCTTCGACGACCCGGCCTTCATCGCCGCGGCCACCGACATGGAAAAGCTGATCAAGGGCGGCTACATCGTCAAGAACTCCAACGCCACGAAATGGCCGGCCCAGCAGAACAACTGGGCGGCGGGTAAGTCTCCCACTGACGTGTTGCTCATGGGCACCTGGGCGCCGAGCGAGACCGGCCCGCAGGCCGCGCCCGGGTTCCAGTATCGCTCCTTCCCCTTCCCCAAGGTCACCGGCGGCAAGGGCGACAACGCCGCCAGCGCCGGAGTCATCGGCTTCGCGGTCCCCGCCAAGGCCAAGCACGCGGCCGAGGCCAAGAAGTTCATCGCCTTCTTCATGAACAAGGACCGCATCGGCAAGATCGCCTCTGAGGCCAAGAACCTCACGCCACGAAGCGACGTCGCCGCGCCGGCGGAACTCGCCGACTTCCAGAAGGAGTTCGTGGCCGCGGGCGAGAACGTCTACCCGCCGAACGACAACGTCTCCGCGGTCGCGCCGCAGTGGGCGACCAACGTGTGGGAGCAGACCAACGCCGACTTCTTCAACGGAAAGCTCGACGCGGCCGGCTTCATCAAGCAGCTCAAGGAAAAGACCATCAAGCTTTACCAGAACGGCCAGTAG
- a CDS encoding carbohydrate ABC transporter permease, whose product MRTKIAGGGGATAAARTPRLIRSRSASDRSSALSRQRRKLYWPFVAPALLVYLALFFGPALAGLWISFQSWRGSGDQMRFIGAKNYQRLWDDPAFMTAFGNSLKILVICGVAIFVLAFLISAFLRQMRFRKGLQALLFLPYIISPIAIGVGLGLFLDPDGLLNSGLRGVGLSSLAKPWLAPDQIFTTILVGVIWVSTGFYVMLLMAGADRIPKFFYEDAQVAGATRLQQWRYVTLPLSWDVIAVAAVLWVINSLRIFEFVYAFTGTAGNPPEQVRTVPIYQFLMTTGGKNPAYDMGYGCAMGVVMVALIVILVVFMRRVMRRDAVTY is encoded by the coding sequence ATGAGGACCAAGATCGCGGGCGGCGGCGGCGCGACCGCCGCCGCCCGAACCCCACGCCTCATCCGCTCACGGTCTGCTTCGGACCGGTCCAGCGCCCTGAGCCGGCAGCGGAGAAAGCTGTACTGGCCGTTCGTCGCACCGGCGTTGCTGGTCTATCTGGCGCTGTTCTTCGGACCGGCTCTGGCCGGGTTGTGGATCAGCTTCCAGTCCTGGCGGGGCTCCGGCGACCAGATGCGGTTCATCGGGGCGAAGAACTATCAGCGTCTCTGGGACGATCCCGCTTTCATGACGGCCTTCGGCAACTCCCTGAAGATCCTCGTCATCTGCGGCGTGGCCATCTTCGTCCTGGCGTTCCTCATCAGCGCCTTCCTGCGCCAGATGAGATTCCGCAAGGGCCTGCAGGCTCTGCTGTTCCTGCCCTACATCATCTCGCCGATCGCCATCGGGGTCGGCCTGGGGCTCTTCCTTGACCCCGACGGCCTGCTCAACAGCGGTCTGCGAGGAGTCGGCCTGTCCTCGCTGGCCAAGCCCTGGCTGGCGCCGGACCAGATCTTCACGACCATCCTCGTCGGCGTCATCTGGGTCAGCACCGGCTTCTACGTCATGCTCCTCATGGCCGGCGCCGACCGCATCCCGAAATTCTTCTACGAGGACGCGCAGGTGGCGGGCGCGACACGACTCCAGCAGTGGCGGTATGTGACGCTCCCGCTCAGTTGGGACGTCATCGCGGTGGCGGCCGTGCTCTGGGTCATCAACTCGCTGAGGATCTTCGAGTTCGTCTACGCCTTCACCGGCACCGCCGGCAACCCGCCCGAGCAGGTCCGCACGGTTCCGATCTACCAGTTCCTCATGACGACGGGCGGCAAGAACCCCGCCTACGACATGGGTTATGGATGCGCCATGGGCGTGGTGATGGTGGCACTGATCGTCATCCTCGTCGTCTTCATGCGACGGGTCATGCGCCGAGACGCGGTGACCTACTGA
- a CDS encoding carbohydrate ABC transporter permease, translating into MGKTLSPLVRAFVWLWVVSNVLLFVWIAFTSLKSSGEVFGSPFKLPASPRWPNYESAWSVSEMGQGFFNSVVIVTTASVTTIVLAAPTAYMLTRSGTRTAGPLTTFFAVGMGIPIQAMIVPVFILMQKISMTFNDAFGWWDDRISLSAIYVATSLPFAIFLLTSFFRTLPTEIEEAAALDGAGGARIFAQIMLPLAQPGLITAFILTVISLWNETLLALMLITDTEQYTLPQALLGLYQTMQYTSNWGGLFAGVIIVILPIIAVYIWLSRRIMEGMTLGAGK; encoded by the coding sequence ATGGGAAAGACACTCAGTCCGCTCGTCCGCGCCTTCGTATGGCTGTGGGTCGTATCCAACGTCCTGCTGTTCGTCTGGATCGCGTTCACGTCACTGAAGAGCAGCGGTGAAGTCTTCGGCTCCCCGTTCAAGCTTCCCGCCAGCCCGCGATGGCCCAACTACGAAAGCGCCTGGAGCGTTTCGGAGATGGGCCAGGGCTTCTTCAACTCGGTCGTCATCGTGACCACGGCATCGGTGACCACGATCGTCCTGGCGGCGCCGACCGCGTACATGCTGACCCGGAGCGGTACGCGCACCGCCGGTCCGCTGACCACCTTCTTCGCGGTCGGCATGGGCATTCCGATCCAGGCGATGATCGTTCCGGTCTTCATCCTCATGCAGAAGATCTCGATGACCTTCAACGACGCCTTCGGATGGTGGGACGACCGCATCAGCCTCTCCGCCATCTACGTGGCCACATCGCTACCGTTCGCGATCTTCCTGCTCACCAGCTTCTTCCGCACCCTGCCCACCGAGATCGAGGAAGCCGCCGCCCTCGACGGCGCCGGCGGAGCCCGCATCTTCGCCCAGATCATGCTCCCGCTCGCCCAGCCGGGCCTGATCACCGCGTTCATCCTCACGGTGATCAGCCTCTGGAACGAGACCCTCCTGGCCCTGATGCTCATCACCGACACCGAGCAGTACACGCTGCCCCAGGCACTTCTCGGCCTCTACCAGACCATGCAGTACACATCCAACTGGGGCGGCCTGTTCGCCGGCGTCATCATCGTGATCCTGCCCATCATCGCCGTCTACATCTGGCTCAGCCGCCGAATCATGGAAGGCATGACCCTCGGCGCCGGCAAGTGA
- a CDS encoding galactose-binding domain-containing protein, translating to MPRLRPVLAALGVTIAATAVVATAPSPASATPPLPPAATYTVTTGATGPNQYSTDSPASPFVDKDGTFYTQQSAALYGPKDERYWAFFTGTDFDDASRSSAISDAVNPGNPQDKNNDTTWRCNNSPTGKIASIPPQGQWQKNYCDLIGTWVDPDTGDWVGLVHNEFTMFPFGDGMHYDSIDYAVSTDQGRTWDIKDHVITSPYSTVRGDTQAFPNQTYYFGGGDQRLFADPASGYFYVFYGSQVINKPGQAGRWNMRNEHVARAPMSGKLAPGTWQKWYDGAWTEAGIGGKESNIVPVTASNPNGYTPPANDYNPLNAGSIDQQVAAGLMPDQSPLLYMSVTYNAYLGLYLATANPINPNNSANAMPVFATDDLSTQKWYKIGDTGGVRYADYWYHWLVDPVGKASGTITGRTFREYCDFGCPSGRSEWRNITIDSSSPAAPVSPSLAYQITSSSGRTLAQVSGSSATTSVASPTGSARERWSFQPTGDGAYAIVNVDSGLALGVDSATTTSRAWGTKLTVAPADGTAGQQWFIVKNVAPAGSYRLVNRHSGLVLGMSSDAERPAETTPTRSWTNATGNPVGGTRTAAEQTVTLKAVGQGVNLALNKPATAQSIQSPGHAADRAVDSNTKSFWAADGPLPQWWQVDLQGVYQLSNITITNDHRPKRFYQYDVQVSTDGSKWTTVAAKDTTDPATDTGDSYPVSATARYVRVNMTGGSERAGGRIEDVVVNGIPVPNLALNKPATAQSSGTGHAAGLAVDSDTGSFWAADGPLPQWWQVDLKDVYQLSNITVVNPPGGNRSYQYNVQVSTDGTKWSTVATKDTTDPATDTGDLYPLIATARYVRVNMTGASAGADGHLATVVVNGIPAPNLALNKPATAQSSEAGHPAGLAVDSDTGSYWATWPLPGWWQVDLQDVYRLSNITVTNYYLDGRYYKYNVQVSTDGTTWTTVGTKDTTSPATSKGDSYPLAAAARYVRVTITQNSANPSGHITNVVVNGTKA from the coding sequence ATGCCCCGCCTACGCCCGGTCCTCGCGGCCCTGGGTGTCACCATCGCGGCCACGGCCGTCGTCGCGACGGCACCGTCACCCGCATCGGCGACACCCCCGCTTCCCCCCGCTGCCACCTACACCGTCACGACGGGTGCCACCGGCCCCAACCAGTACTCGACCGATTCTCCGGCGTCGCCGTTCGTCGATAAGGACGGGACGTTTTACACCCAGCAGTCCGCGGCTCTGTACGGCCCGAAGGACGAGCGTTACTGGGCGTTCTTCACCGGTACCGACTTCGACGACGCGTCCCGCTCGTCGGCGATCAGCGACGCGGTCAACCCGGGCAACCCACAGGACAAGAACAACGACACCACCTGGCGGTGCAACAACAGCCCGACGGGGAAGATCGCCTCGATCCCGCCCCAGGGCCAATGGCAGAAGAACTACTGCGATCTGATCGGTACCTGGGTCGATCCCGATACCGGTGACTGGGTCGGGTTGGTGCACAACGAGTTCACGATGTTCCCGTTCGGGGACGGCATGCACTACGACTCGATCGATTACGCGGTGTCCACTGATCAGGGGCGGACGTGGGACATCAAGGACCATGTCATCACCTCGCCCTACAGCACGGTGCGGGGTGACACTCAGGCGTTTCCGAACCAGACGTACTACTTCGGTGGTGGTGATCAGCGGTTGTTCGCTGATCCGGCCTCGGGGTACTTCTATGTGTTCTACGGGTCGCAGGTCATCAACAAGCCGGGGCAGGCGGGCCGGTGGAACATGCGGAATGAGCATGTGGCCAGGGCGCCGATGTCGGGCAAGCTGGCGCCGGGGACGTGGCAGAAGTGGTACGACGGCGCCTGGACCGAGGCCGGTATCGGGGGCAAGGAAAGCAACATCGTCCCGGTCACCGCGTCCAACCCCAACGGGTACACCCCGCCGGCCAATGACTACAACCCGCTCAATGCCGGTTCCATCGACCAGCAGGTCGCCGCGGGCTTGATGCCCGATCAGTCGCCGTTGTTGTACATGAGCGTGACCTACAACGCCTATCTGGGCCTGTATCTGGCCACGGCCAACCCGATCAACCCCAACAATTCGGCCAATGCGATGCCGGTGTTCGCCACCGATGATCTGTCGACGCAGAAGTGGTACAAGATCGGCGACACCGGCGGCGTCCGGTACGCCGACTATTGGTATCACTGGCTGGTGGATCCGGTGGGCAAGGCCAGCGGCACGATCACCGGGCGCACCTTCCGCGAGTACTGCGACTTCGGCTGTCCCAGTGGCCGCTCGGAATGGCGCAACATCACCATCGACAGCAGCAGTCCCGCCGCGCCGGTCAGCCCGAGCCTCGCCTACCAGATCACCAGCTCCTCGGGCCGGACCCTGGCCCAGGTCTCCGGGTCGTCGGCGACCACCTCGGTGGCCTCACCGACCGGCTCGGCGCGGGAAAGGTGGTCGTTCCAGCCCACCGGCGACGGCGCCTACGCCATTGTCAACGTAGACAGCGGGCTGGCGCTCGGCGTCGACTCCGCCACGACCACCTCCCGTGCCTGGGGCACCAAGCTCACCGTCGCCCCCGCGGACGGCACGGCCGGGCAGCAGTGGTTCATCGTCAAGAACGTCGCGCCCGCGGGCTCCTACCGCCTGGTCAACCGCCACAGCGGCCTGGTGCTCGGCATGTCGTCGGACGCCGAGCGGCCGGCGGAGACCACCCCGACACGGTCGTGGACCAACGCCACCGGCAACCCCGTCGGCGGCACCCGCACCGCCGCCGAACAAACCGTCACCCTCAAGGCGGTCGGCCAAGGCGTCAACCTGGCCCTGAACAAGCCGGCCACCGCACAGAGCATCCAGTCGCCCGGGCATGCGGCGGACCGTGCCGTCGACTCCAACACCAAATCGTTCTGGGCTGCCGACGGCCCGCTTCCGCAGTGGTGGCAGGTCGACCTGCAGGGCGTCTACCAGCTCAGCAACATCACCATCACCAACGACCACCGCCCCAAGCGCTTCTACCAGTACGACGTCCAGGTCAGCACCGACGGTTCGAAGTGGACCACGGTCGCGGCCAAGGACACCACCGACCCGGCGACCGACACCGGGGACAGCTATCCGGTGAGCGCGACCGCCCGGTACGTCCGGGTGAACATGACCGGCGGTTCTGAGCGTGCCGGGGGTCGTATCGAGGATGTCGTCGTCAACGGGATTCCCGTTCCGAATCTGGCCCTGAACAAGCCGGCCACCGCGCAGAGCAGCGGGACCGGGCACGCCGCGGGTCTGGCGGTCGACTCCGACACCGGCTCGTTCTGGGCCGCCGACGGCCCGCTGCCGCAGTGGTGGCAGGTCGATCTGAAGGACGTCTACCAGCTCAGCAACATCACCGTCGTCAATCCTCCCGGCGGCAACCGCTCCTACCAGTACAACGTCCAGGTCAGCACCGACGGCACGAAGTGGAGCACGGTCGCGACCAAGGACACCACCGACCCCGCGACCGACACCGGGGACCTCTATCCGCTGATCGCGACCGCCCGGTACGTCCGGGTGAACATGACCGGCGCCTCCGCCGGCGCCGACGGCCACCTCGCCACGGTCGTCGTCAACGGGATCCCCGCCCCGAATCTGGCCCTGAACAAGCCGGCCACCGCGCAGAGCAGCGAGGCCGGGCATCCCGCGGGTCTGGCGGTCGACTCCGACACCGGGTCGTACTGGGCCACTTGGCCGCTGCCCGGGTGGTGGCAGGTCGATCTGCAGGACGTCTACCGGCTCAGCAACATCACCGTCACCAACTACTACCTCGACGGCCGCTACTACAAGTACAACGTCCAGGTCAGCACCGACGGCACGACGTGGACCACGGTCGGCACCAAGGACACCACCAGCCCGGCGACCAGCAAGGGGGACAGCTACCCACTGGCCGCGGCCGCCCGGTACGTACGGGTGACCATAACCCAGAACTCCGCCAACCCCAGCGGGCACATCACCAACGTCGTCGTCAACGGAACCAAGGCCTGA
- a CDS encoding lytic polysaccharide monooxygenase translates to MRRVVTLLSSAAIAAASVVFVATPASAHGYITSPPSRQANCAQGKVSKCGDIIYEPYSVEGPKGQRNCSAGDSRWAPLDDDSKAWPAAKVGDSITFQWSLKVPHATSTWEYYVGGTKIASFDDRGRVPSSSVSHTVNLGGRTGRIKLLAIWNIADTAMAFYNCVDLQVGSGGPDPTPTPTPTVTPTPTPTRTPTPTPTVVPNGPWTAGTAYTPGSQVTYNGATYRCLQSHTALPGWEPPNVPALWARV, encoded by the coding sequence ATGCGAAGAGTGGTCACGTTGCTGTCCTCGGCGGCCATCGCCGCGGCCAGTGTGGTGTTCGTGGCGACGCCGGCCTCCGCGCACGGCTACATCACGTCGCCGCCTAGCCGGCAGGCGAACTGCGCGCAGGGCAAGGTCTCCAAGTGCGGCGACATCATCTACGAGCCCTACAGCGTCGAGGGGCCCAAGGGGCAGCGCAACTGCAGCGCCGGCGACTCCCGCTGGGCGCCGCTGGACGACGACAGCAAGGCCTGGCCGGCGGCCAAGGTCGGCGACTCCATCACCTTCCAGTGGTCCCTCAAGGTCCCGCACGCCACCAGCACGTGGGAGTACTACGTCGGCGGCACCAAGATCGCGTCCTTCGACGACAGGGGCAGGGTGCCCAGCTCGTCGGTCTCGCACACGGTGAACCTCGGTGGCAGGACCGGCCGCATCAAGCTGCTGGCCATCTGGAACATCGCCGACACGGCGATGGCGTTCTACAACTGCGTCGACCTGCAGGTCGGCTCCGGCGGTCCCGACCCGACCCCTACCCCCACGCCGACCGTGACCCCCACGCCCACCCCGACCCGGACGCCGACCCCGACCCCGACGGTCGTCCCCAACGGTCCGTGGACGGCGGGCACCGCCTACACCCCGGGCTCGCAGGTCACCTACAACGGCGCCACCTACCGGTGCCTGCAGTCGCACACCGCCCTGCCCGGCTGGGAGCCGCCGAACGTCCCGGCGCTCTGGGCCCGCGTCTGA
- the rlmB gene encoding 23S rRNA (guanosine(2251)-2'-O)-methyltransferase RlmB — MAGGGKGSGRPAKRQGATRGTGGKGRRSLAGKGATPPASERHWFKDRQRASGAAAPSPREGAAPARPARGPRRDDAPEVIGGRNPVVEALRAEVPATAMYVAQRIDHDDRVREAIKIASNRGIALLEVSRDKLDRLTDGTVHQGLGLQLPPYDYAHPADLVEHAQDAAEVPLIIALDGVTDPRNLGAIARSATAFGAHGILVPARRSAGVTAGAWKTSAGTLAHMPVARAANLTSALREYRERGLFVIGLDGEGRTDIADVDLATEPLVVVIGSEGKGLSRLVRESCDVVARIPMRAAAESLNAGVATGIALYEIARHRRR; from the coding sequence ATGGCAGGTGGGGGTAAAGGGTCGGGCAGGCCCGCGAAGAGGCAAGGCGCCACACGGGGCACCGGCGGCAAGGGCCGCAGGAGCCTGGCGGGCAAGGGGGCGACACCTCCCGCCAGCGAACGGCACTGGTTCAAGGACCGCCAGCGCGCCTCCGGTGCCGCGGCACCCTCTCCCAGGGAAGGCGCCGCCCCCGCTCGCCCGGCGCGCGGTCCCCGGCGGGACGACGCTCCCGAGGTCATCGGCGGGCGCAACCCCGTCGTCGAGGCCCTGCGCGCCGAGGTTCCCGCCACGGCGATGTACGTCGCCCAGCGCATCGACCACGACGACCGCGTCCGCGAGGCCATCAAGATCGCGTCCAACCGTGGCATCGCCCTGCTGGAGGTCAGCCGCGACAAGCTCGACCGGCTCACCGACGGCACCGTCCACCAGGGCCTCGGCCTCCAGCTCCCGCCCTACGACTACGCCCACCCGGCCGACCTGGTCGAACACGCGCAGGACGCCGCAGAGGTCCCCCTGATCATCGCCCTGGACGGCGTCACCGACCCGCGCAACCTCGGCGCCATCGCCCGCTCCGCCACCGCCTTCGGCGCCCACGGCATCCTCGTGCCCGCCCGCCGCTCGGCCGGCGTCACGGCCGGCGCCTGGAAGACCTCCGCCGGCACCCTCGCCCACATGCCCGTGGCCCGCGCCGCCAACCTCACCAGCGCCCTGCGCGAGTACCGCGAACGCGGCCTGTTCGTCATCGGCCTCGACGGCGAGGGCCGCACCGACATCGCCGACGTCGACCTCGCCACCGAGCCCCTCGTCGTGGTGATCGGCTCCGAAGGCAAGGGCCTGTCCCGCCTCGTCCGCGAGTCCTGCGACGTCGTCGCCCGCATCCCCATGCGCGCCGCCGCCGAATCCTTGAACGCCGGCGTAGCGACGGGCATAGCCCTCTACGAAATAGCCCGCCACCGCCGCCGCTGA
- the cysS gene encoding cysteine--tRNA ligase, whose protein sequence is MSLRLYDTGTRAVREFVPVQPGRVSIYLCGATVQAPPHIGHIRSGVNFDVVRRWLTRSGFEVSFCRNVTDLDDKILRVAAEEGVPWYVVAERNQRAFTWAYDALGCLPPTVEPRAMGHIPEMVELIQRLIDKGHAYAAGGDVYFDVMSYAERYGRLSNQRPENMRAAGDTDTDCKRDPRDFALWKGAKPGEPTWPTPWGSGRPGWHIECSAMATKYLGETFDIHGGGVDLIFPHHENEVAQSQAAGDGFARYWMHNGMLKVGAEKMSKSLGNSLLVPAMLTKVRPVELRYYLVAAHYRSAIDYSEEALAEAAAGYQRIEGFVTRAAEVIHDVDAAAPLPQAFADALNDDFGVPQALAVVHEVVREGNVALAHGNKEQVARLLAETQNMLDVLGLDPRSPQWRSSSAGSGLRETVDALVRVALEQRQAARARKDYAAADAIRDQLAAAGVVVEDTPQGPRWEIAH, encoded by the coding sequence GTGAGTCTGCGCCTATACGACACCGGAACCCGTGCGGTCCGCGAGTTCGTCCCCGTCCAGCCGGGCCGGGTCTCGATATACCTGTGCGGCGCGACCGTGCAGGCTCCGCCGCACATCGGGCACATCCGCTCGGGCGTCAACTTCGACGTCGTCCGCCGGTGGCTGACCCGCTCCGGCTTCGAGGTGTCCTTCTGCCGCAACGTCACCGACCTCGACGACAAGATCCTCCGCGTCGCCGCGGAGGAGGGCGTGCCCTGGTACGTCGTCGCCGAGCGCAACCAGCGCGCCTTCACCTGGGCCTACGACGCCCTCGGCTGCCTCCCGCCCACCGTCGAGCCTCGGGCGATGGGCCACATCCCCGAGATGGTCGAGCTGATCCAGCGCCTCATCGACAAGGGGCACGCCTACGCCGCGGGCGGCGACGTCTACTTCGACGTCATGTCCTACGCCGAGCGCTACGGCAGACTCTCCAACCAGCGCCCCGAGAACATGCGCGCCGCCGGCGACACCGACACCGACTGCAAGCGCGACCCCCGCGACTTCGCCCTGTGGAAGGGCGCCAAGCCCGGCGAGCCCACCTGGCCCACGCCGTGGGGCTCGGGCCGTCCCGGCTGGCACATCGAGTGCTCGGCGATGGCGACCAAGTACCTCGGCGAGACCTTCGACATCCACGGCGGCGGCGTCGACCTGATCTTCCCGCACCACGAGAACGAGGTCGCCCAGTCCCAGGCCGCCGGCGACGGCTTCGCCCGCTACTGGATGCACAACGGCATGCTGAAGGTCGGCGCCGAGAAGATGAGCAAGTCGCTCGGCAACTCCCTTCTCGTCCCGGCCATGCTGACCAAGGTGCGCCCCGTCGAGCTGCGCTACTACCTCGTCGCCGCTCACTACCGCTCCGCGATCGACTACTCCGAGGAGGCCCTGGCCGAGGCCGCCGCCGGCTACCAGCGCATCGAGGGCTTCGTCACCCGCGCCGCCGAGGTCATCCACGATGTCGACGCCGCCGCGCCGCTCCCGCAGGCCTTCGCCGACGCCTTGAACGACGACTTCGGCGTGCCGCAGGCCCTCGCCGTCGTCCACGAGGTCGTCCGCGAAGGAAACGTGGCCCTCGCCCACGGCAACAAGGAACAGGTCGCCCGTCTCCTGGCCGAGACCCAGAACATGCTCGACGTCCTCGGGCTCGACCCGCGCTCGCCGCAGTGGCGGTCGTCCTCCGCAGGCTCCGGCCTGCGCGAGACCGTGGACGCCCTGGTCAGGGTCGCTCTGGAACAGCGCCAGGCCGCCCGCGCCCGCAAGGACTACGCCGCCGCCGACGCCATCCGCGACCAGCTCGCGGCGGCCGGCGTCGTCGTCGAGGACACCCCCCAAGGTCCGCGATGGGAAATCGCGCACTGA
- a CDS encoding DUF2637 domain-containing protein translates to MGTAVAALAVAGLAATACVLSFEPIRSLAVTGGARADFAYLYPAGFDALLAIALISVLLLRPARLLVRAQAMAILVLLIVAAAAANIAVATGTVIEPGRATVPVAVAPWVMFVIGLWLFLLPARRFPAYETAQAPPAERDIVPFGGEERDPELAPPLETASPAAAHPARDHGHATAAAEPDEPEVTPVVPPTPAPETPTVDELPPLREDDRLDDLQDDAADAGDAHKADDQHDGPRETGPLETGGDDPHGQDGPEHDGPEHGGPEQGGPEHGGPEHVVPPPEPEQRLVPQPRPGAAGGPPERSPDRPVRWGDLVRPASGDVLVHPLPKPSERDLGDTQPYPHVTDRDEPRDRKQEQEQEQDTQPYPHLREDALPGTGARDEAPEAGRPPYGGAAAPPSGRMRSTPLPPEE, encoded by the coding sequence GTGGGCACCGCCGTCGCGGCCCTCGCGGTCGCCGGGCTCGCCGCCACCGCCTGTGTGCTCTCCTTCGAGCCCATCCGCTCCCTCGCCGTGACCGGCGGGGCGCGCGCCGACTTCGCCTACCTCTACCCCGCCGGGTTCGACGCGCTGCTGGCCATCGCGCTGATCAGCGTGCTGCTCCTGCGCCCCGCGCGGCTCCTGGTACGCGCCCAGGCCATGGCGATCCTCGTCCTGCTCATCGTGGCCGCCGCCGCGGCGAACATCGCCGTCGCGACGGGCACGGTGATCGAGCCGGGGCGCGCCACGGTGCCGGTCGCCGTGGCGCCGTGGGTGATGTTCGTGATCGGGCTGTGGCTGTTCCTGCTCCCGGCCCGGCGTTTCCCCGCCTACGAGACGGCGCAGGCGCCGCCCGCGGAACGTGACATCGTGCCCTTCGGCGGCGAGGAACGCGACCCCGAGCTGGCGCCTCCGCTGGAGACGGCCTCGCCCGCGGCCGCCCATCCCGCCCGCGATCACGGCCACGCGACGGCCGCCGCCGAGCCGGACGAACCCGAGGTCACGCCCGTCGTGCCTCCGACGCCCGCCCCGGAGACGCCGACCGTGGACGAGCTTCCGCCGCTGCGGGAGGACGACCGGCTGGACGACCTCCAGGACGACGCGGCCGATGCCGGCGACGCTCACAAGGCCGACGATCAGCACGACGGCCCGCGCGAGACCGGCCCGCTTGAGACCGGCGGGGACGACCCGCACGGACAGGACGGCCCCGAGCACGACGGCCCGGAGCACGGCGGCCCAGAACAGGGCGGTCCCGAGCACGGCGGTCCCGAGCACGTCGTTCCTCCGCCCGAGCCGGAGCAGCGGCTGGTGCCCCAGCCTCGTCCGGGGGCGGCGGGCGGACCGCCGGAGAGGTCTCCTGATCGCCCGGTCCGCTGGGGCGATCTCGTACGGCCCGCGAGCGGCGACGTCCTCGTACATCCTCTTCCCAAGCCGTCCGAGCGCGACCTGGGCGACACGCAGCCGTACCCGCACGTCACCGACCGGGACGAGCCCCGGGACCGGAAGCAGGAGCAGGAGCAGGAGCAGGACACGCAGCCGTATCCGCACCTCCGCGAGGACGCACTCCCCGGGACGGGCGCGCGGGACGAGGCGCCCGAGGCCGGACGCCCGCCCTACGGAGGGGCCGCGGCGCCGCCGTCGGGACGCATGCGCAGCACCCCGCTGCCCCCCGAGGAGTAG
- a CDS encoding GlsB/YeaQ/YmgE family stress response membrane protein codes for MTIESILGAIVIGAIIGALGRLVLPGRQPIGWLVTIIVGIVAALIGTAIAQVLGVETTSGIDWIEIILQVVVAVIGVAVVAGIRGRTRV; via the coding sequence ATGACCATTGAAAGCATTCTCGGCGCTATCGTCATCGGCGCGATCATCGGCGCTCTCGGGCGCCTTGTTCTGCCCGGCCGTCAGCCCATCGGGTGGCTCGTCACGATCATCGTCGGCATCGTCGCCGCCCTGATCGGTACCGCCATCGCCCAGGTGCTGGGTGTCGAGACGACTTCCGGGATCGACTGGATCGAGATCATCCTGCAGGTCGTCGTCGCCGTCATCGGTGTCGCCGTGGTGGCCGGGATCCGCGGTCGAACGAGGGTCTGA